The proteins below are encoded in one region of Amycolatopsis magusensis:
- a CDS encoding nucleoside 2-deoxyribosyltransferase: protein MKAYIAAPLFCDAEKAFNLQVDAAVRALGLATFLPQRDGGEAAPLVRQGLDEDTVRRRLYDLDCAAIAECPIFVFILDGRVPDEGGCVELGMARARGADCFGVQTDSRRFGGTDSNNLMIDYSLNGGIARSIDELSALLRAHLDALTPAP, encoded by the coding sequence ATGAAGGCATACATCGCCGCACCGCTGTTCTGCGACGCGGAGAAAGCGTTCAACCTCCAGGTCGACGCCGCGGTCCGCGCCCTCGGCCTCGCCACCTTTCTGCCCCAGCGCGACGGCGGCGAAGCCGCCCCGCTGGTCCGCCAGGGCCTGGACGAAGACACCGTCCGACGCCGGCTCTACGACCTGGACTGCGCCGCGATCGCCGAGTGCCCGATCTTCGTGTTCATCCTCGACGGCCGCGTCCCCGACGAGGGCGGCTGCGTGGAACTCGGCATGGCCCGCGCCCGCGGCGCCGACTGCTTCGGCGTGCAGACCGACTCGCGCCGCTTCGGCGGCACCGACTCCAACAACCTGATGATCGACTACTCGCTCAACGGCGGCATCGCCCGCTCGATCGACGAGCTCAGCGCCCTCCTGCGCGCCCACCTCGACGCGCTCACGCCCGCCCCCTGA
- a CDS encoding 7-cyano-7-deazaguanine synthase gives MTETRVPEVLLFSAGLDSYPAWHYLGCPPGLYFDLGHRYASQERAAIAALADAAGIEVEISDELRLGAWEAEDAIIPLRNVHLAMLAANRAETVWCIGVKGDHTLDKSREAFADMGRFITRFSERPVRVDSPFWNMTKTEIIAWYLTQGLPVEHLLLTFSCSRTDGSTVHCGRCPSCLRRWTSLVNNGVEAEFEQQPWTWDRVREFYIPAMRDGRYPDHRAHEFFVALATVGAAVAR, from the coding sequence ATGACCGAGACTCGGGTCCCCGAAGTCCTGCTGTTCTCTGCCGGGTTGGACTCCTACCCCGCCTGGCATTACCTCGGCTGCCCGCCGGGCCTGTACTTCGACCTCGGGCACCGCTACGCCAGCCAGGAACGCGCCGCCATCGCCGCTCTCGCCGACGCCGCCGGCATCGAAGTCGAGATCAGCGACGAACTCCGGCTCGGGGCGTGGGAGGCCGAGGACGCGATCATTCCGCTGCGCAACGTGCACCTCGCGATGCTCGCAGCCAACCGCGCAGAAACGGTGTGGTGCATCGGCGTCAAGGGCGATCACACCCTCGACAAGAGCCGCGAGGCGTTCGCCGACATGGGCCGGTTCATCACCCGGTTCTCCGAACGACCGGTCCGGGTCGACAGCCCGTTCTGGAACATGACCAAGACCGAGATCATCGCCTGGTACCTGACGCAGGGCCTGCCGGTCGAGCACCTGCTGCTGACGTTCTCCTGCAGCCGCACCGACGGCAGCACCGTGCACTGCGGCCGGTGCCCCAGTTGCCTGCGCCGCTGGACGTCCCTGGTCAACAACGGCGTCGAGGCCGAGTTCGAGCAGCAGCCCTGGACCTGGGATCGGGTCCGCGAGTTCTACATCCCGGCCATGCGCGACGGCCGATACCCCGACCACCGGGCTCATGAGTTCTTCGTCGCGCTGGCCACCGTCGGCGCGGCCGTGGCGCGCTGA
- a CDS encoding 7-carboxy-7-deazaguanine synthase QueE, with the protein MTITLADDELLVAETFGPTVQGEGPSTGRRAVFIRLMNCNLTCKTCDTPYTWDDTRFDLDAEATVTSISDLLAWATAQPVDLVVITGGEPLIQQRRLIALAQGLADAGLQVEIETNGTIAPAPDLLAWVTRFNVSPKLSTFGAGMPIAKRIKAQVLGRFAVSGRAVFKFVVSSIADLDEITELVANHDLAPVYVMPEGRTAEEVTRRLAEIADPAIERGFHLTTRLHLLAWGDQRGR; encoded by the coding sequence GTGACGATCACGCTGGCCGACGACGAGCTGCTCGTCGCCGAGACGTTCGGCCCGACCGTGCAAGGCGAAGGCCCGTCAACCGGGCGACGTGCCGTGTTTATCCGGCTGATGAACTGCAACTTGACCTGCAAGACCTGCGACACGCCGTACACCTGGGATGACACCCGGTTCGACCTGGATGCCGAAGCCACCGTCACCTCGATCAGCGATCTACTGGCCTGGGCGACGGCACAGCCGGTCGACCTCGTGGTAATTACGGGCGGCGAACCGCTGATCCAGCAGCGCCGCCTCATCGCCCTCGCGCAGGGACTCGCGGACGCCGGGCTGCAGGTGGAGATCGAGACCAACGGCACGATCGCGCCCGCGCCGGACCTGCTCGCGTGGGTGACCCGGTTCAACGTGTCGCCGAAGCTGTCGACCTTCGGCGCCGGGATGCCGATCGCCAAACGGATCAAGGCACAGGTGCTCGGCCGCTTCGCGGTCAGCGGCCGGGCAGTGTTCAAGTTCGTCGTCTCTAGCATCGCCGATCTCGACGAGATCACCGAGCTCGTCGCCAACCACGATCTGGCACCGGTCTACGTGATGCCCGAAGGCCGCACTGCCGAAGAGGTCACCCGGCGGCTGGCCGAGATCGCCGACCCAGCCATCGAGCGGGGCTTCCACCTCACCACGCGGCTGCACCTGCTCGCCTGGGGAGACCAGCGTGGCCGCTGA
- a CDS encoding 6-carboxytetrahydropterin synthase, with translation MSGLARGRYCIGDGSFSFAAAHHLANLPDAENKAARPHGHTFTVEVELTGTELRAPGFVADYAELAPFGEYVKRELDHRDLNALFTFDTTTDALAQHITAWFLAHMPPELGKQLHAIHVCLGAATGAHQHVDDESFTFEAAHHLEGLPDGHKCSRPHGHSYRADLRLTPQMNPRRRARLRALLAEYLDRHLDHRDLNSVLQFQPTSELLAEHLYAWTLSQANAREAAAVQAVRVWESPRRWAEFTQDERSGR, from the coding sequence GTGAGCGGCCTGGCTCGGGGACGCTACTGCATCGGTGACGGCAGCTTCTCGTTCGCCGCGGCGCACCACCTCGCCAATCTGCCTGACGCCGAGAACAAGGCCGCGCGACCCCACGGTCACACCTTCACCGTCGAGGTCGAGCTCACCGGCACCGAACTGCGGGCACCTGGTTTCGTGGCGGACTACGCCGAACTCGCCCCCTTCGGTGAGTACGTCAAGCGCGAACTGGACCATCGCGACCTCAACGCCTTGTTCACCTTCGACACCACCACCGACGCGCTCGCCCAGCACATCACCGCGTGGTTCCTGGCCCACATGCCACCCGAACTCGGCAAGCAACTCCATGCCATCCACGTCTGCCTCGGCGCAGCCACGGGTGCGCACCAGCATGTCGATGACGAGTCATTCACCTTCGAGGCGGCCCACCACCTGGAGGGCCTGCCGGACGGACACAAGTGCAGCCGGCCTCACGGCCACTCTTATCGGGCGGACCTTCGCCTGACCCCACAGATGAATCCCCGCCGCCGCGCCAGGCTCCGCGCCCTGCTCGCCGAGTACCTCGACCGTCACCTGGACCACCGTGACCTGAACTCCGTGCTCCAGTTCCAGCCGACGTCGGAACTGCTTGCCGAGCACCTGTATGCCTGGACCCTCAGCCAGGCCAACGCACGAGAGGCCGCCGCGGTCCAGGCGGTTCGCGTCTGGGAGTCGCCGCGCCGATGGGCCGAGTTCACCCAGGACGAGCGGAGCGGCCGGTGA
- a CDS encoding ATP-binding protein: MLPEHEKNLIVTTSDTLKINLPNPAMIILIGLQESGKSTFANRHFAPVEILSMDEFRARMCNDPASQSNSSPARKQLFDTLRQRLQNRVTTVVDSTNLRSDHRAQLLAIAAESGTPTVTLVFTASAEWCRERIDNRARIIRDDVLTQNAKLLDQTLRDIDGEGHFAVFRLGNEQAESIRFEHALPDDPDPDRWFEVEQLRPRAWVFRHPADELRRHPAVLAEIRPTWDFIARVAADMALGARIASANTRARAQVGAELRVRLPHCLPIHLVACQTGWERTPPHAR; the protein is encoded by the coding sequence ATGCTGCCTGAGCACGAAAAGAACCTGATAGTGACGACCTCCGACACATTGAAAATCAACCTTCCGAATCCCGCCATGATAATTCTCATCGGCTTGCAGGAGAGCGGTAAAAGCACCTTCGCAAACCGACACTTTGCGCCCGTTGAGATCCTCTCGATGGATGAGTTCCGAGCCCGGATGTGCAACGACCCAGCCAGTCAGTCGAACAGTTCCCCAGCACGCAAGCAACTATTCGACACGCTCCGCCAGCGCCTCCAGAACAGAGTCACCACCGTGGTTGACTCCACGAACCTTCGCAGCGATCATCGTGCGCAACTCCTCGCCATAGCGGCGGAATCTGGGACGCCTACGGTTACCCTCGTGTTCACCGCCAGCGCGGAGTGGTGTCGAGAGCGCATTGACAACCGGGCGAGAATCATCCGTGATGACGTCCTCACTCAGAACGCCAAACTATTGGACCAGACGCTTCGCGACATCGATGGCGAAGGCCATTTCGCCGTGTTTCGTCTCGGCAATGAACAAGCGGAGTCGATCAGGTTCGAGCACGCCTTGCCTGACGATCCCGACCCGGACCGCTGGTTCGAGGTCGAGCAACTCCGTCCGCGCGCATGGGTATTCCGGCACCCTGCCGACGAACTCCGGCGTCACCCCGCGGTTCTCGCCGAGATACGACCGACGTGGGACTTCATCGCACGCGTCGCCGCCGATATGGCGCTCGGCGCGCGGATTGCGTCGGCGAACACGCGGGCCCGCGCGCAGGTCGGCGCTGAACTGCGCGTACGGCTGCCGCACTGCCTGCCCATCCACCTCGTCGCCTGTCAGACCGGCTGGGAGCGCACGCCGCCACACGCCAGGTGA
- a CDS encoding sporulation protein: MSGGEAVLRFDGSPLAGVLAGALGPPRSMSATRRPNLALARLVEASGAAKKSLAFRLNQLAEAAGLETHYTHTSWTNWMKRGTRPAPAVRPLIAQVLEERLGRPVSLAEIDLDHDPGVDSRAGLEFPRELGTAVQVATRFWSQVDRRDIRGPGVAVVHYNTPVRRWLALPVDSGAASQSPAAFRRVGKADVVELLETAEQARQWDSRYGGGNWRTSQLTVCLKERAAPLLHGSYSDVIGRRLFTATAQLARLAGWTAFDNGDHANAQRHYIQALRQARAAGDVQLGGYVLTCMALQCSLGGFHDDAIDMADSAFHRVGGHATPRVKGFFKLIEARIWARSGNARMADGALATAEHLLDAANSRTGDDPAWIDFFDEHRLASDAIEIHRDLGRPREAQRWNELAAMPTDTFARAYALRQSVLGSSYLQGYRPDLERALDHGHRAVSALAVVSSARAVDYLHALISRMSRWRTEPGVAELTRRVKSEIYAA; this comes from the coding sequence GTGAGCGGTGGTGAGGCCGTCCTCCGCTTCGACGGAAGTCCGCTCGCGGGTGTGCTGGCGGGAGCGCTCGGCCCACCGCGGTCGATGAGCGCCACGCGCCGGCCCAACCTCGCCTTGGCTCGTCTGGTCGAGGCGTCGGGTGCGGCGAAGAAGTCGTTGGCCTTCCGGCTCAACCAGCTTGCGGAGGCCGCCGGTCTGGAGACGCACTACACCCACACCAGTTGGACGAACTGGATGAAGAGGGGGACGCGCCCGGCACCGGCGGTACGCCCGCTCATCGCCCAGGTGCTGGAAGAACGACTCGGGCGGCCGGTCAGCCTGGCGGAGATCGACCTTGACCACGACCCTGGCGTCGACTCACGCGCCGGCTTGGAGTTCCCACGCGAGCTCGGCACCGCCGTGCAAGTCGCGACCAGGTTTTGGAGCCAGGTGGACCGCCGCGACATCCGCGGCCCCGGTGTCGCCGTTGTCCACTACAACACCCCGGTTCGTCGCTGGCTGGCGCTCCCCGTTGACAGCGGCGCAGCCTCGCAGTCACCTGCGGCGTTCCGGCGCGTCGGGAAAGCCGACGTCGTCGAACTGCTCGAAACAGCTGAACAGGCTCGGCAGTGGGATTCGCGCTACGGGGGCGGGAACTGGCGAACGTCGCAGCTGACGGTCTGCCTGAAGGAGCGGGCGGCCCCGTTGCTGCACGGCTCCTACAGCGACGTCATCGGGCGCCGGCTGTTCACCGCCACGGCGCAACTCGCCCGGCTCGCCGGATGGACCGCGTTCGACAACGGCGACCACGCCAACGCCCAACGGCACTACATCCAGGCACTGCGCCAAGCCCGCGCCGCGGGGGATGTCCAGCTCGGCGGCTACGTGTTGACCTGCATGGCCCTGCAGTGCAGCCTCGGCGGCTTCCACGACGACGCGATCGACATGGCCGACAGCGCGTTTCACCGCGTCGGCGGGCACGCCACTCCGCGCGTGAAGGGCTTCTTCAAGCTGATCGAGGCCCGCATCTGGGCACGCAGCGGCAATGCCCGCATGGCCGACGGCGCCCTCGCCACGGCCGAGCACCTACTCGACGCCGCGAACTCCCGCACCGGTGACGATCCAGCCTGGATCGACTTCTTCGACGAGCACCGGCTCGCCTCCGACGCGATCGAGATCCACCGCGATCTCGGCCGACCGCGCGAGGCGCAACGCTGGAACGAGTTAGCCGCCATGCCTACCGACACCTTCGCCAGGGCGTACGCCCTCCGTCAAAGCGTCCTCGGCAGCAGCTACCTGCAGGGATACCGTCCCGACCTCGAACGAGCGCTGGACCACGGCCACCGTGCCGTGTCCGCTCTCGCCGTTGTCAGCTCGGCCCGCGCCGTGGACTACCTCCACGCCTTGATCTCCCGGATGTCACGCTGGCGCACCGAACCCGGCGTGGCCGAACTGACACGTCGAGTAAAGAGCGAAATATATGCTGCCTGA
- a CDS encoding sigma-70 family RNA polymerase sigma factor: MTEPAHQDLVDTAGHMLATETPEIDDLIRQSSFGTDGAQQLRFRSAPTAVNAVLDRVARAEPSREAPAPVRTSTSHYPRLTKEDLDPLASRAAQGDPDAMDGLIAALMPVIKRYCRARLAGRVQPYFSADDIAQEVCVAVLKALPQYQDRGGSFLYLMHAIAANKVADAFRAAGREEGEQMSDLPDRSDSGNEPEPHGREADLGERLSRLVRTLPRVEQEVVILRVAVGLSAAETAEAVGLKAGNVRTIQHRALAKLREIVTLEGGL; encoded by the coding sequence GTGACTGAACCAGCTCACCAGGACCTCGTCGACACAGCCGGGCACATGCTGGCCACCGAAACCCCAGAGATCGACGACCTGATCCGCCAGTCGTCCTTCGGCACCGACGGCGCCCAGCAGCTCCGCTTCCGTTCCGCACCTACGGCGGTGAACGCCGTGCTCGACCGGGTCGCCCGCGCCGAACCATCCCGGGAGGCCCCGGCGCCGGTGCGGACCAGCACCAGCCACTATCCGCGGCTGACCAAGGAGGACCTGGACCCCTTGGCCAGCCGGGCCGCCCAGGGCGACCCGGACGCGATGGACGGCCTGATCGCCGCACTGATGCCAGTGATCAAAAGGTACTGCCGGGCCCGGCTCGCCGGCCGCGTCCAGCCGTACTTCTCGGCCGACGACATCGCCCAGGAAGTCTGTGTGGCGGTGCTCAAGGCGCTGCCGCAGTACCAGGACCGGGGCGGCTCCTTCCTGTACCTGATGCACGCCATCGCGGCCAACAAGGTCGCCGACGCGTTCCGCGCGGCCGGCCGAGAGGAAGGCGAGCAGATGTCCGACCTGCCGGATCGCTCCGATTCTGGGAACGAGCCGGAGCCGCATGGCAGGGAGGCTGATCTGGGCGAGCGGCTCAGCCGCCTGGTGCGCACGCTGCCCCGGGTGGAGCAGGAGGTCGTTATCCTGCGGGTGGCCGTCGGTCTCTCGGCCGCGGAGACCGCGGAAGCAGTCGGCCTTAAGGCGGGCAACGTGCGCACCATCCAGCACCGCGCGCTGGCCAAGCTGCGTGAGATCGTCACTCTGGAAGGCGGTTTGTGA
- a CDS encoding ATP-binding protein: protein MTTSIHGDLVATDHGAAVGVVHGNLNLHPPPPRPAPVIPRQLPAAPGLFTGRTAELARLDRALTHPATRQGPGTDARESTTAAPDTGPAGAGTTVLVSAIGGAGGIGKTWLALAWAYRHLERFPDGQLFVDLHGFSPTDDPVQPATAVRGFLDALGVDPDRIPADLGAQSALYRSLVAGRRMLIVLDNAATSDQVAPLLPGSPSCTVLVTGRHRLASLIDRHGARHLPLDVLSPEEARGLLAARLGADRVAAEPEAVDELIGLCGGHPLALSITARTAGTRPGVTLAEAAAELRDLGLEALDHDTDPAASLPTVLSWSLRHLTDEQRRVFALLGIAPGPDTTPPATAALTGLPDRSARRTLSGLENASLLERRPGGRYAMHDLIRRYATDTAHTTLPEQVREAALTRVVDFHLHTAHAAARLLNPHRALVRPEPPAPGVHPHPLPDTAAALAWLNAEHATLLATQRTAATLGHHHTVWHLAWNLNTFHRRRGHRHDEVTTWQAALDAADHLPDLAIRSRTHRFLGRACSRLGLHEQSTTHLEQALDLALRHHDPTEQAHTNQALAIAWGKRGDDRQALQHAHHALALFRALDQPVWEADALNQVGWYAARLGRFDTAREHCQAALTLHRHHHNPVGEAETLDSLGYIAHHTGDHHQALDHYHHALTLFRSLGNAYEVADTLDRVGHPHAALGRHEQARTVWREALQLYRDQGRDADADRVQRQLDDLDHT, encoded by the coding sequence GTGACCACGAGCATCCACGGTGACCTCGTCGCCACCGATCACGGTGCCGCCGTCGGTGTGGTGCACGGCAACCTGAACCTGCACCCGCCACCACCGCGACCCGCGCCGGTCATCCCGCGGCAGCTGCCCGCCGCACCGGGACTGTTCACCGGCCGAACTGCGGAACTGGCCCGCCTGGACCGCGCCCTGACCCACCCCGCCACACGGCAGGGACCGGGCACCGATGCGCGGGAATCCACCACCGCAGCCCCAGACACCGGCCCGGCAGGTGCGGGGACGACGGTGCTGGTCTCGGCGATCGGCGGTGCCGGGGGCATCGGCAAGACCTGGCTCGCCCTGGCCTGGGCATACCGGCATCTGGAGCGGTTTCCCGACGGGCAGCTGTTCGTCGACCTGCACGGCTTCAGCCCCACCGACGACCCGGTGCAGCCGGCGACGGCGGTGCGCGGGTTCCTCGACGCCCTGGGCGTCGACCCGGACCGCATCCCTGCCGACCTCGGCGCCCAGTCCGCGCTCTACCGCAGCCTGGTGGCCGGGCGGCGGATGCTCATCGTGCTGGACAACGCCGCCACCAGCGACCAGGTCGCACCCCTGCTGCCCGGCTCGCCGTCCTGCACGGTGCTGGTCACCGGCCGGCACCGGCTGGCCTCACTGATCGACCGGCACGGCGCCCGCCACCTGCCCCTGGACGTCCTGTCCCCCGAGGAGGCCCGCGGCCTGCTGGCCGCCCGCCTGGGCGCCGACCGCGTCGCCGCCGAACCCGAGGCGGTGGACGAGCTGATCGGGCTGTGCGGGGGCCACCCGCTGGCGTTGTCGATCACCGCGCGCACCGCCGGCACCCGCCCCGGCGTCACGTTGGCCGAGGCCGCCGCCGAACTGCGCGACCTCGGCCTGGAGGCGCTCGACCACGACACCGACCCGGCCGCCAGCCTGCCCACCGTGCTGTCCTGGTCCCTGCGCCACCTCACCGACGAGCAACGACGCGTGTTCGCGCTGCTGGGCATCGCCCCCGGTCCCGACACCACCCCGCCCGCCACCGCCGCCCTCACCGGCCTGCCCGACCGCTCCGCCCGCAGGACGCTGAGCGGGCTGGAGAACGCCTCCCTGCTCGAACGGCGGCCCGGTGGCCGGTACGCCATGCACGACCTGATCCGCCGCTACGCCACCGACACCGCCCACACCACCCTGCCCGAGCAGGTGCGGGAAGCGGCCCTGACCCGGGTGGTGGACTTCCACCTGCACACCGCCCACGCCGCCGCCCGCCTCCTGAACCCCCACCGCGCGCTCGTGCGGCCCGAGCCGCCCGCGCCCGGCGTGCACCCGCACCCGCTGCCCGACACCGCCGCGGCACTGGCCTGGCTGAACGCCGAACACGCCACCCTGCTGGCCACCCAGCGCACCGCCGCCACCCTCGGCCACCACCACACCGTCTGGCACCTGGCCTGGAACCTGAACACCTTCCACCGGCGGCGAGGACACCGGCACGACGAGGTCACCACGTGGCAGGCCGCACTGGACGCCGCCGACCATCTGCCCGACCTCGCCATCCGCAGCCGCACCCACCGGTTCCTCGGCCGCGCCTGCTCCCGGCTGGGCCTGCACGAACAGTCCACCACCCACCTGGAGCAGGCCCTGGACCTGGCCCTGCGCCACCACGACCCCACCGAACAGGCCCACACCAACCAGGCACTCGCGATCGCCTGGGGAAAGCGGGGGGACGACCGGCAGGCCCTGCAGCACGCCCACCACGCCCTCGCCCTCTTCCGTGCCCTCGACCAGCCGGTGTGGGAAGCCGACGCACTCAACCAGGTGGGCTGGTATGCCGCGCGCCTGGGCCGGTTCGACACCGCCCGCGAGCACTGCCAGGCCGCCCTCACCCTGCACCGACACCACCACAACCCCGTTGGCGAGGCGGAGACCCTGGACAGCCTGGGCTACATCGCCCACCACACCGGCGACCACCACCAGGCCCTCGACCACTACCACCACGCCCTCACCCTGTTCCGCAGCCTCGGCAACGCCTACGAGGTCGCGGACACCCTCGACCGCGTGGGCCATCCCCACGCCGCCCTCGGGCGGCACGAGCAGGCCCGCACGGTGTGGCGGGAAGCGCTGCAGCTGTACCGGGACCAAGGCCGCGACGCCGACGCCGACCGCGTCCAACGCCAACTCGACGACCTCGACCACACCTGA
- a CDS encoding winged helix DNA-binding domain-containing protein, whose protein sequence is MGARGTAVLSPRALNRALLDRQLLLGRAGLDVVAATGHLFGLNAQAPDPPYLALWSRLDRFTIEDLTTAIETGSLVRSVLMRATQHLVPAADFRLVRPVLAPLLKRVQRNVFGRRTTGIELDDLVTEAAELLSGGEVLTRPELGRALARTRPGADATALGWTVQYLLPVVHPAPSGTWGKRGATPFAAFADLPEATAESTREMVRRYLAAFGPATVADARTWSGVSGLPEIFEQLRPELRTYADESGRELFDLPDRELPPADLAAPVRLLPEFDATLLAHADRTRVMTGPIRRQVCQGDAVAATVLVDGTVAATWTRDRAGALTVVPLRPLCANDREAIESEALRLLTFAAPGLAHTVHFGA, encoded by the coding sequence ATGGGCGCCCGCGGGACCGCGGTGCTGAGCCCGCGGGCGCTCAACCGCGCCCTGCTCGACCGGCAGCTGCTGCTCGGCCGCGCCGGGCTGGACGTGGTCGCGGCGACCGGGCACCTCTTCGGGCTCAACGCGCAGGCCCCGGATCCGCCCTATCTGGCGCTGTGGAGCAGGCTCGACCGCTTCACCATCGAGGACCTCACCACCGCCATCGAAACCGGTTCCCTGGTGCGGTCGGTGTTGATGCGGGCCACCCAGCACCTGGTGCCGGCGGCGGACTTCCGGCTCGTGCGGCCGGTGCTGGCGCCCTTGCTGAAACGGGTGCAGCGCAACGTTTTCGGCCGCCGCACCACCGGCATCGAACTGGACGACCTCGTCACCGAAGCGGCGGAACTGCTGTCCGGCGGCGAAGTGCTCACCCGTCCCGAACTGGGCCGAGCGCTCGCGCGAACCCGCCCCGGCGCCGACGCGACCGCGCTCGGCTGGACGGTGCAGTACCTGCTCCCCGTGGTGCATCCCGCGCCGAGCGGGACGTGGGGCAAGCGCGGTGCGACCCCGTTCGCGGCCTTTGCGGACCTGCCCGAAGCGACCGCCGAGAGCACCCGCGAAATGGTGCGGCGTTACCTGGCCGCGTTCGGCCCGGCCACCGTCGCCGACGCACGGACCTGGTCCGGGGTGAGCGGGCTGCCCGAGATCTTCGAGCAGTTGCGGCCGGAACTGCGCACCTACGCGGACGAGTCGGGCCGCGAGCTGTTCGACTTGCCCGACCGGGAACTGCCGCCCGCCGATCTCGCCGCGCCCGTCCGGCTGCTGCCGGAGTTCGACGCGACGTTGCTCGCGCACGCCGACCGGACCCGCGTCATGACCGGCCCGATCCGGCGCCAGGTCTGCCAAGGCGACGCGGTCGCGGCGACCGTGCTCGTCGACGGCACGGTGGCGGCGACCTGGACGAGGGACCGGGCAGGCGCGCTCACCGTGGTGCCGCTGCGCCCGCTCTGCGCGAACGACCGCGAGGCCATCGAGTCCGAAGCTTTACGCCTGCTCACTTTCGCGGCTCCCGGTCTGGCCCACACTGTCCACTTCGGAGCTTGA
- a CDS encoding epoxide hydrolase family protein yields MTPDIRPFSIDIPQARLDDLAARLAATRWPDELPGVGWRRGVPVAYLTDLAEYWRTGFDWRAQEAALNAHPQFVTTIDGQRLHFLHVRSPEPDATPLVVLHGWPGGVTDFLDVIGPLSDPRAHGGDPADAFHLVIPSLPGFGFSTPLAGPGMNAAKMAGLFTQLMAALGYERYGVQGYDTGSWVGPEIGKQDPEHVIGVHVNGMISFPIGADGEMDELPEADQRRWQAMRNFNDGYLQCNSKRPQTVAYGLTDSPAGQLAWIVEKFKELTMPQEALPEQCVDRDRMLATISLYWFTATAGSAAQIYYEELSANGWSDSSTEWTGETGDWTAEAPAAPQVPVGVLVSAHDVTIRRWAERDHHIVHWTELDHGGHFLAMEEPGALTEDVRVFFRKVR; encoded by the coding sequence ATGACACCGGACATCCGCCCCTTCTCGATCGACATCCCGCAGGCCCGGCTCGACGACCTCGCCGCGCGGCTGGCCGCTACCCGCTGGCCGGACGAACTGCCCGGCGTCGGCTGGAGGCGAGGGGTGCCCGTCGCCTACCTGACCGATCTCGCCGAGTACTGGCGCACCGGGTTCGACTGGCGGGCGCAGGAAGCCGCGCTCAACGCGCACCCGCAGTTCGTCACCACCATCGACGGCCAGCGCCTGCACTTCCTGCATGTGCGCTCCCCCGAGCCGGACGCCACCCCGCTGGTCGTGCTGCACGGCTGGCCCGGCGGGGTGACCGACTTCCTCGACGTGATCGGGCCGCTGTCGGACCCGCGGGCGCACGGCGGCGACCCGGCCGACGCCTTCCACCTGGTCATCCCGTCCCTGCCGGGCTTCGGCTTCTCCACGCCGCTGGCCGGGCCGGGCATGAACGCGGCGAAGATGGCGGGCCTGTTCACCCAGTTGATGGCGGCCCTCGGCTACGAACGCTACGGCGTGCAGGGTTACGACACCGGTTCGTGGGTGGGCCCGGAGATCGGCAAGCAGGATCCCGAGCACGTGATCGGGGTGCACGTCAACGGGATGATCTCGTTCCCGATCGGCGCCGATGGCGAAATGGACGAACTCCCCGAGGCCGACCAGCGCCGCTGGCAGGCGATGCGGAACTTCAACGACGGCTACCTGCAGTGCAACTCCAAGCGCCCGCAGACGGTGGCCTACGGCCTGACCGACTCCCCCGCCGGTCAGCTCGCGTGGATCGTGGAGAAGTTCAAGGAGCTGACCATGCCGCAGGAGGCGCTGCCCGAGCAGTGCGTGGACCGCGACCGCATGCTCGCCACCATCTCGCTGTACTGGTTCACCGCAACCGCGGGCTCGGCCGCGCAGATCTACTACGAAGAGCTGTCGGCGAACGGCTGGAGCGACAGCTCGACCGAGTGGACCGGCGAAACCGGCGACTGGACCGCCGAAGCGCCCGCCGCGCCGCAGGTACCCGTCGGCGTGCTGGTGTCCGCGCACGACGTCACCATCCGCCGCTGGGCCGAGCGCGACCACCACATCGTGCACTGGACCGAACTCGACCACGGCGGGCACTTCCTCGCCATGGAGGAACCGGGCGCGCTGACCGAGGACGTGCGCGTCTTCTTCCGGAAGGTCCGCTGA
- a CDS encoding helix-turn-helix transcriptional regulator produces MLETSARLLKLLSLPQTHRDWPGAELAERLSVTTRTVRRDVERLPELGYPVQHLVEAPTAVGGLDEQLGQAHATPPVKRPTSTPASCPRSIRSATSPAI; encoded by the coding sequence ATGCTGGAAACTTCCGCGCGGCTGCTGAAACTCCTGTCGTTGCCGCAGACGCACCGTGACTGGCCGGGCGCCGAGCTGGCGGAACGCCTCAGCGTCACCACGCGGACCGTGCGGCGGGACGTGGAGCGTCTGCCTGAACTCGGTTATCCGGTGCAACACCTCGTTGAGGCGCCCACCGCTGTTGGTGGCCTGGACGAGCAACTCGGACAGGCGCACGCGACCCCGCCGGTGAAGCGGCCGACGTCGACTCCGGCCAGCTGCCCGCGTTCGATCCGGTCGGCGACCTCGCCGGCGATCTGA